One window of the Streptomyces sp. NBC_00259 genome contains the following:
- the mtrB gene encoding MtrAB system histidine kinase MtrB: MAVGSTAPKPGGPGVRTGRAAGPGHGSSRFGRLFQSGRLLQDGAPGGPVLRFVVRWVRRPLLPALRLWRRNIQLRVVAGTLLMSLGVVLLLGLVVIGQVRNGLLDAKEQAALSQAAGGFAAAQEKAAGVAALGGQDGDATDGRPGRGSVNWRSELVKQLASGGQGAYHVVALSPDSDDAGTSRAPRASGDVDVTSVPESLRGSVAQGTGTFQTYVKIKYSVQKEPEAGLVVGKRLNDVAGSSYELYYLFPLTQEEESLSLVKGTLATAGLFVVVLLGAIAWLVVRQVVTPVRMAAGIAERLSAGRLQERMKVTGEDDIARLGEAFNKMAQNLQHKIQQLEELSRMQRRFVSDVSHELRTPLTTVRMAADVIHEARQDFDPVTARSAELLGDQLDRFESLLADLLEISRFDAGAAALEAEPIDLREVVRRVIGGAEPLAERKGTRIRVVGDEQPVVAEADARRIERVLRNLVVNAVEHGEGRDVVVRLAAAGGAVAVAVRDYGVGLKPGEATRVFNRFWRADPARARTTGGTGLGLSIAVEDARLHGGWLQAWGEPGGGSQFRLTLPRTADEPLRGSPIPLEPQDSRRARERAAADEANEHALRLSTVPAQPGANRSGLPIPVGPPAPPHAPSAAVDPAALPGNGARVVARPAAERPGDGGTMGSVPGQVAEREDTTRGR; encoded by the coding sequence ATGGCCGTGGGCAGCACTGCTCCGAAGCCCGGGGGGCCGGGAGTCCGTACGGGGCGGGCTGCCGGGCCCGGGCACGGGTCTTCACGTTTCGGCCGTCTCTTCCAGAGCGGACGGCTGCTGCAGGACGGGGCGCCGGGTGGGCCGGTGCTCCGGTTCGTCGTGCGCTGGGTGAGGCGTCCGCTGCTGCCCGCCCTGCGGCTGTGGCGACGCAACATTCAGCTCCGGGTCGTCGCCGGCACGCTGCTGATGTCGCTCGGTGTGGTGCTGCTGCTCGGTCTCGTCGTCATCGGCCAGGTCCGCAACGGACTGCTGGACGCCAAGGAACAGGCCGCGCTGAGCCAGGCCGCCGGCGGTTTCGCCGCGGCGCAGGAGAAGGCGGCCGGAGTGGCCGCGCTCGGTGGCCAGGACGGCGACGCCACGGACGGCAGGCCCGGCCGTGGCTCCGTGAACTGGCGGTCCGAGCTGGTGAAGCAGCTGGCCAGCGGTGGCCAGGGCGCGTACCACGTGGTGGCGCTCAGTCCCGATTCCGACGATGCCGGGACGAGCCGGGCCCCGCGGGCGTCCGGCGATGTGGATGTCACGAGCGTTCCCGAGAGCCTGCGCGGTTCGGTCGCGCAGGGGACGGGCACGTTCCAGACGTACGTCAAGATCAAGTACTCGGTTCAGAAGGAGCCGGAGGCGGGGCTGGTCGTCGGCAAGCGGCTCAACGATGTCGCGGGCAGCTCCTACGAGCTGTACTACCTCTTTCCGCTGACGCAGGAAGAGGAGTCGCTGAGCCTGGTCAAGGGCACGCTGGCGACGGCCGGACTGTTCGTGGTCGTCCTGCTCGGTGCCATCGCGTGGCTGGTCGTGCGGCAGGTCGTCACCCCGGTCCGGATGGCCGCGGGGATCGCCGAGCGGCTGTCCGCCGGGCGGCTCCAGGAACGTATGAAGGTCACCGGCGAGGACGACATCGCCCGGCTCGGTGAAGCCTTCAACAAGATGGCGCAGAACCTCCAGCACAAGATCCAGCAGCTGGAGGAGCTCTCCCGGATGCAGCGCCGCTTCGTCTCGGACGTCTCGCACGAGCTGCGTACGCCGCTGACGACCGTGCGGATGGCCGCGGACGTCATCCATGAGGCACGCCAAGACTTCGACCCGGTGACGGCGCGCTCCGCGGAACTGCTCGGGGATCAGCTGGACCGGTTCGAGTCGCTGCTGGCCGACCTGCTGGAGATCAGCCGGTTCGACGCCGGAGCGGCGGCGCTCGAGGCCGAGCCGATAGACCTGCGCGAGGTCGTACGCCGCGTGATCGGCGGCGCCGAGCCGCTGGCCGAGCGCAAGGGCACCCGTATCCGCGTGGTCGGGGACGAGCAGCCCGTGGTGGCCGAGGCCGACGCCCGGCGCATCGAGCGCGTCCTGCGCAACCTCGTGGTCAACGCCGTCGAGCACGGCGAGGGACGCGATGTGGTCGTGCGGCTGGCGGCGGCGGGCGGGGCGGTCGCGGTGGCCGTGCGCGACTACGGTGTGGGGCTCAAGCCGGGGGAGGCGACCCGGGTGTTCAACCGCTTCTGGCGGGCCGATCCGGCGCGTGCGCGCACCACCGGGGGTACGGGACTCGGTCTGTCCATCGCGGTCGAGGACGCACGGCTGCACGGCGGCTGGCTGCAGGCCTGGGGCGAGCCGGGCGGCGGCTCCCAGTTCCGCCTGACCCTGCCGCGTACCGCCGACGAGCCGCTGCGGGGATCGCCGATACCGCTGGAGCCCCAGGACTCCCGGCGGGCACGTGAGCGTGCCGCGGCGGACGAGGCGAACGAGCATGCGCTACGGCTGTCGACCGTCCCGGCGCAGCCCGGCGCGAACCGGTCGGGTCTGCCGATCCCGGTCGGGCCCCCGGCGCCGCCGCACGCCCCGTCGGCGGCGGTGGATCCGGCTGCCCTGCCGGGCAACGGTGCCCGTGTGGTGGCCCGCCCCGCCGCCGAGCGGCCGGGCGACGGCGGAACGATGGGATCGGTACCCGGACAGGTTGCGGAGCGGGAGGACACGACTCGTGGGCGCTGA
- the mtrA gene encoding MtrAB system response regulator MtrA: MMSIMKGRVLVVDDDTALAEMLGIVLRGEGFEPSFVADGDKALAAFREAKPDLVLLDLMLPGRDGIEVCRLIRAESGVPIVMLTAKSDTVDVVVGLESGADDYIVKPFKPKELVARIRARLRRSEEPAPEQLAIGDLVIDVAGHSVKRDGQSIALTPLEFDLLVALARKPWQVFTREVLLEQVWGYRHAADTRLVNVHVQRLRSKVEKDPERPEIVVTVRGVGYKAGPS, translated from the coding sequence ATGATGTCGATTATGAAGGGACGCGTCCTTGTCGTCGACGACGACACCGCACTGGCCGAGATGCTCGGCATTGTGCTGCGTGGTGAAGGGTTCGAGCCGTCGTTCGTAGCGGACGGCGACAAGGCACTCGCTGCTTTCCGCGAGGCCAAACCGGACCTGGTACTGCTGGATCTCATGCTGCCCGGTAGGGACGGCATCGAGGTGTGCCGGCTGATCCGGGCCGAGTCGGGTGTGCCGATCGTGATGCTCACGGCCAAGAGCGACACCGTCGATGTGGTGGTCGGGCTGGAGTCCGGCGCCGACGACTACATCGTGAAGCCGTTCAAGCCGAAGGAGCTGGTGGCCCGGATCAGGGCACGGCTTCGCAGGTCGGAGGAGCCGGCGCCGGAGCAGCTCGCGATCGGGGACCTGGTCATCGACGTGGCCGGCCACTCCGTGAAGCGGGACGGGCAGTCGATCGCACTGACCCCGCTCGAGTTCGACCTGCTGGTCGCGCTGGCCCGTAAGCCGTGGCAGGTCTTCACCCGTGAGGTCCTGCTCGAACAGGTGTGGGGGTACCGGCACGCTGCAGACACCCGTCTGGTGAACGTGCATGTCCAGCGGCTCCGCTCCAAGGTCGAGAAGGACCCGGAGCGGCCGGAGATCGTCGTGACCGTCCGCGGTGTCGGTTACAAGGCCGGACCGAGCTGA